ATTCTGATTCTACCACTTCATCATACATTAATGACGGCCTGTCTACccatttgaagaacatCAATTTGCAAACCAGTAGTACAAATGCAAATTCCACCCAGTTTTCTTCTCATGTTGAACAATCAAGCGAaggagatgatgatgatgacgatgatgataacGAATACATTGATGAAGCCAAAATAAGGTACCAGCCACTAggtattattattgataaacaAAGCAACAGTACACAAAATAGCATGAATGGTCATTGACTTATTTACTACTTAATCCGCTTAAGGctccttttctttccatttcacaggttttttttttcataactattattttcttttatattttcatgTCTCTCCCTTTTATCTACTTCttcccttctttttttctttgctaaTTCCTTTTTCGAATTACGTTTACTTTAGTTATTTTCACTTATTTTCTATTCTAATTGATACTTCTTTATTAAATAATTATCCTTTGTACAAAAGCTCATATCTTATGTAATtttaattgattttttttagcATACACAAATAGTATCATTCGCAATTTAATATGACAACTCGTAACAAacttaaaaaattaaaaaaattgaatttgagagCTAGCcgcttcttcaaaaacaatgtCGCGTTTTCAAAACTAATTATTAATTGTCtaatcaaatgaaaatcgTTAAAAACTGATAATTCATTGTATCAGATTTAAAGACCTCCTTATCTTGAGCTATTCACATATATTGGCAAACAAGTAACTTGCGAATAAGGTAAGcatttccttcttctttacGGTTTTTTTAGTAAAACTAAGTTTAACTATACATAGAGGAAAGGCGAATATGCAGAACTTAGTCCAATATGCGAGGAAAACATCGCAGTTTGTGGACTCACTAGGGGTGGAAACAAAAGGTATACACAGATATCTCCCTAACGAGAGAAACAACGAACAATCTATTCGGCCATATATATCTACCCTTGGCTTATGGATTTCCGGATGTGGTGGATTGACTGCAATGtcttcattctttttgGGGCCGCTTTTATTTGGACTGGGTTACAAAGATACACTAATATGTGGTATACTGGGGTTACTTTTAGGCTGCTTATTTGCGGCATATTGTGCAACAATGGGCCCAAGAAGTGGGTTGCGGCAAATGTGCAGTTCAAGGTACTTATTTGGCCCATGGATGGTTAGAATAGTGGGATTGATTACAATTATTGGATTTTTAGGATGGAGTGTTACAAATAGTGTTCTTGGTGGtgagattttgaaatggTTGAGTGGGGGGAAATTAAGTTTAAGTGTGGGCGTTATTATTGTTTGTATTGTTAGTTTGGTTGTTGCCTTATTTGGTATTGAATATATTATGATGTTTGAAGGGTTTATTGGTATCTTTGTGATGATTGTTGTACTTCTACTCTATATTATAAGCGGTAAAGAGTACACTCAATATACCAACTTACCAACGATAGGAACCGACTCTTTGACAAAGATCGGCAACagaatttcatttttcaccTTGGCGTACTCAACGACAACCACGTGGGGTGGCTGTGCCAGCGATTATTATGTTGTCTTTCCTGAAAATGTGCCCCAAAGTACCATATTTGtgtttacattttttaGCATTGGAATCCCTTCTTTATTTAGTGGAGTCATTGGTATGTTAATTGGAAATGCTGCTGTTGGAAATAAACTATGGAACGACACATATGAAGAAAAGTCATTAGGTGGTTTGCTAAATTTGGTGTTTGATAGATGGGGCAATTTTGGCAAGTTTCTACTTGTTATTTTGTGGTTGTCTTTAATCACAAataacatcatcaataCATATTCGAGTGCATTATCTGTTCAGTTGCTAGATGATCTAGCATATAGGTACCTGCCAAGATGGTTTATTGTGATTATCATATTTGCTATTACCCTGGTTTGCTCTTTAGTCGGCAGAGACCATTTTTCATCCATCTTGTCAAATTTCTTGCCAATGCTTGGCTATTGGGTCACCATTTATTTTATCTTGttattggaagaaaatgTGATTTTCAGGTCAACCAGGTTGGTTAAACTATTTCGAAAAGAACTGTATGAAGAGCTATACCTATCGAGGTTACAAATGGGAGAAGATTATACTACTTCCAACGACAGTGAAAAGGCTGAGGAGTTTCGCATGGTGAATAATACCGTGACTTCTTCTAATGGCCTGTCACTATCGTCACCTTCGACTTCCTCAGCCTCCTCAACACTTGTCAAAGGTAATACAGTTCCACCATTTTCGACGGTTTCTTCTGTTCCATATTACAATTTTGAGGCATGGAACGATAAATATGTTCTTACTAATGGTATAGCTGCGGTTTTTGCCTTTTGTTGTGGTGTTGCCGGAGCAGTAGTTGGTATGAACCAAGTTTACTATGTCGGACCAATCGCAAAGATTGTGGGGGAGTATCATGCAGATTTAGGGGTGTTTTTGGCGATGGGATTCGCTGGCTTGTCGTATCCTCCTGCAAGATATATTGAGCTGCTTTACTTCAAAAAATGAGGTGCCATACTAATTGGCAACTTTAATGTTGGCTCTGTGTAATATTAAATGTAATGGGGAGAAAAGTTTAGTAATAGATTTTAGAGGCTTATACAAATGCGTttattatatatatacacttcaagtttgtgtttgtgGATAAAACCATGAGAGTAAATAATGGAAAAACCACTTGACTTGGTCCCAGAACGACGTTGTTGGCCTATGTTCTTCCACATTGGGTGTATCAGGAAAGTCACTTTTATGAACATTACGGCGAGTTAGGACTTGCGAAGCTTGTGGAACATCATTATGAGTGTCACTTTCACCACTAGAGGGAGCAGATCCGCCATCTTGAACGGCATCTTCACTTGGCTCAAAGAGCTCATTTTCATGGTCAGAAGTGTTATTTAATGGGCCATTGTCTTTTTGGCCAGCTTCCGGTTGATCCCGAGTGATAGCAACTACATAGGTGACATTGTTTTCGTTCCCCAGCTCATCTTTAGTGGAAGGAGCTTCACCGTCACATATCCAAGTGCCTTCATCGACTATGTATTTGTATAGAACTCTTTCGTTCACAGGCAGGTCCACCAACAAATCAAGCAACCAAGTCTTGGtcttcaaatcaaaggaTAACAAATCACCATTTGGGTTCCAATTATTAAAAGTTCCAGCCACATTGACCCTGTGGTGGAGTTTGGAAGGATCGTAAAGCTTGAAGACTAAATGCGTCTCTTCTCCATCAACCGGCATTTCTGATTAGAGACAAATCTACTGTTCTAGATGGAAAGAATTCAAGGGAAACACACAATATAAGGAGTGTACAACCATTTAGTTCATCAAACTCCGCCCAAGGGCGAGCTAAACTATTGGTTGTAGGTGGCTCAGCTTTTGTTTCCTCCCTAAGAAAAACTTTAACTGTGATTCTTCTATCGGCAATCTCAACTATGtttgaggaaaaaaaaatgcgCGAATCGCGAGAGaggaaaaaggaaaaaaaaaaaaaaaagtgcGTCTTGCTCTTCAAATGTGGATACTTTATCTGTTGAGAATTTTCGATTGCTATTTACAACTTTTTCTTCGGATGTGGTTTCTAAAAAAGACAAGGAAAGACTTGTCAACAATGAACAGAATAAAAGGTTCTCTTTTAGAATATGCATTTAAGAAGCATGCGTTTGAGTATGGCGACTTGAATTCGGAAAATGTATTAATTTTCGTTGGTGGGTTAACTGACAAACTTGCCACTGTTCCTTATGTCCCTTTCTTATCGGGAGAGCTGAATAAGATGGGATGGTCAGTTGTTCAAATTGAGTTCACGTCTTCACATATTGGATGGGGGACTGGGTCGTTGGCAAGAGACCATTCTGAGATTGCCGAGCTAGTAAGGTTTCTGAAGTCTAAGCAAGGAGGAGCTAGGAAGAAAATAGGTATAATGGGACACTCAACGGGGTGTCAAAACACAATCTACTATTTCTGCAAGGCggaaagaaacaaagacTATGACGAATTGGACTTTGGTATTATCCAAGCCAGTGTCTCTGACAGCGAGGCGGTTTCCATGTTTGGCAATGAGGCCACCAAGTTAGTCGAGGAAGGTCTTGTCTTGGCAAAGGAACA
The Pichia kudriavzevii chromosome 2, complete sequence DNA segment above includes these coding regions:
- a CDS encoding uncharacterized protein (PKUD0B00770), yielding MPVDGEETHLVFKLYDPSKLHHRVNVAGTFNNWNPNGDLLSFDLKTKTWLLDLLVDLPVNERVLYKYIVDEGTWICDGEAPSTKDELGNENNVTYVVAITRDQPEAGQKDNGPLNNTSDHENELFEPSEDAVQDGGSAPSSGESDTHNDVPQASQVLTRRNVHKSDFPDTPNVEEHRPTTSFWDQVKWFFHYLLSWFYPQTQT
- a CDS encoding uncharacterized protein (PKUD0B00780; Pfam Domains: DUF1749(1.6e-114)), yielding MWILYLLRIFDCYLQLFLRMWFLKKTRKDLSTMNRIKGSLLEYAFKKHAFEYGDLNSENVLIFVGGLTDKLATVPYVPFLSGELNKMGWSVVQIEFTSSHIGWGTGSLARDHSEIAELVRFLKSKQGGARKKIGIMGHSTGCQNTIYYFCKAERNKDYDELDFGIIQASVSDSEAVSMFGNEATKLVEEGLVLAKEHLERGQPKELMPYKYSQLFFDTPLNAYRFYSLYSKRGDDDFFSSYLSDQELKSIFGKIDKPLLCLYSGADEFVPEKIDKELLLKRFSEATPNGLWSKNSKVISGALHNLGDGSRDGAVAELGRAVVGFLTEEVGC
- a CDS encoding uncharacterized protein (PKUD0B00760; similar to Saccharomyces cerevisiae YER060W-A (FCY22); ancestral locus Anc_7.241); the encoded protein is MQNLVQYARKTSQFVDSLGVETKGIHRYLPNERNNEQSIRPYISTLGLWISGCGGLTAMSSFFLGPLLFGLGYKDTLICGILGLLLGCLFAAYCATMGPRSGLRQMCSSRYLFGPWMVRIVGLITIIGFLGWSVTNSVLGGEILKWLSGGKLSLSVGVIIVCIVSLVVALFGIEYIMMFEGFIGIFVMIVVLLLYIISGKEYTQYTNLPTIGTDSLTKIGNRISFFTLAYSTTTTWGGCASDYYVVFPENVPQSTIFVFTFFSIGIPSLFSGVIGMLIGNAAVGNKLWNDTYEEKSLGGLLNLVFDRWGNFGKFLLVILWLSLITNNIINTYSSALSVQLLDDLAYRYLPRWFIVIIIFAITLVCSLVGRDHFSSILSNFLPMLGYWVTIYFILLLEENVIFRSTRLVKLFRKELYEELYLSRLQMGEDYTTSNDSEKAEEFRMVNNTVTSSNGLSLSSPSTSSASSTLVKGNTVPPFSTVSSVPYYNFEAWNDKYVLTNGIAAVFAFCCGVAGAVVGMNQVYYVGPIAKIVGEYHADLGVFLAMGFAGLSYPPARYIELLYFKK